A genomic region of Denticeps clupeoides chromosome 17, fDenClu1.1, whole genome shotgun sequence contains the following coding sequences:
- the LOC114766883 gene encoding USP6 N-terminal-like protein isoform X1, whose translation MKKDIDTLIAEERADIISKYDKGRHEDVHIDPWEDADSSLYKVMDRFGFLHEKELPPTPSAVEEKQKQQEVERAQKWLKMVNKWEKYRNSDKLLKRVYKGIPLHLRGRAWALMLDVEKVRNENEGKYEKMKLQARSYSTEIRQIDLDVNRTFRNHVMFMDRFGVKQQALFHVLAAYSVYNTEVSYCQGMSQVAAILLMYMNEEDAFWALSQLLTNQKHAMHGFFIPGFPKLQRFQGHHDQILSKLMPKLKKHLVRIRARAPLSRLCFNHTMPPSLQDKEQMSTGIYTTKWFLQCFIDRTPFTLTLRLWDIYILEGEKILTAMAYTVLKIHKKRLLKMGLEDLREFLQEQISESFNLSDDIVIEQLQASMSELRKMKLDLPPPAKGDEQPKKPLGLERPVLLIPVKPQPTVAETKASTQPTTSQLVQQNTISVDKTPSPSDSQSPQGLCGVCTPPMPSPNPVLIHSQALQTPDEIPRRGGFSSVQTEQEQVQDSSEWPPPYQPPDADSTSVHSLNLPDLPPPPPLHMDDCSQPLPKTPSPCPSFVGERPSLYSHTLEPHLPRQFPATLPVPSLTGHRRPSNTSHYDNLSEGGMEGEEADRYLHHLLDMAATGFGAEPAKETLRLSGLPPPPPATDLPSPADCGPFLPPPPAFSNTLRPELRYEGQDRWVTPESVFPLPPPSFADGLHAQPTFPPLDSPRQKPVSASQEAARLCAARGLGGSSAASKPTRQSTGVPPVQSQPDFYRAYSPCQDLPKSVTF comes from the exons ATGAAGAAGGACATCGACACATTAATAGCCGAGGAACGAGCTGACATCATCTCAAAATATGACAAG GGCAGGCACGAGGATGTGCACATCGACCCCTGGGAAGATGCCGACAGCAGTCTCTACAAGGTCATGGACCGATTCGGCTTCCTGCA TGAGAAGGAGCTGCCACCAACACCAAGTGCAGTTGAGGAGAAG CAAAAACAGCAGGAGGTGGAGCGGGCTCAAAAGTGGCTGAAGATGGTGAATAAATGGGAGAAGTACAGGAACAGCGACAAG CTGTTGAAGCGTGTGTATAAGGGCATCCCGCTGCACCTGAGAGGACGGGCCTGGGCTCTGATGCTGGATGTGGAGAAAGTGAGGAACGAAAATGAGGGCAAATATGAG AAAATGAAACTGCAAGCCAGAAGCTACTCTACAGAAATCAGACAGATTGACCTGGACGTGAACAGGACCTTCCGAAATCACGTCATGTTCATGGATCGCTTCGGTGTCAA GCAGCAAGCCCTGTTCCATGTGCTGGCGGCGTATTCTGTGTACAACACG GAGGTGAGCTACTGTCAGGGCATGAGCCAGGTTGCTGCCATTCTGCTCATGTACATGAACGAGGAGGATGCCTTCTGGGCCCTGTCACAGCTGCTGACCAACCAGAAACATGCCATGCACG GATTCTTCATTCCTGGTTTCCCCAAGCTGCAACGGTTCCAGGGCCACCATGACCAGATCCTCTCCAAGCTTATGCCCAAACTAAAGAAACACTTGGTAAGGATTCGAGCGAGAGCCCCGCTCTCCAGGCTGTGCTTTAATCACACCATGCCCCCTTCTCTTCAGGACAAGGAGCAGATGTCCACGGGTATATACACAACCAAATGGTTCCTGCAGTGCTTCATTGATAGG ACTCCATTTACCCTTACCCTGCGTTTGTGGGACATCTACATCTTAGAGGGGGAGAAGATTTTGACTGCCATGGCCTACACCGTTCTAAAAATTCACAAAA AGCGTCTACTTAAGATGGGCTTGGAAGATCTGAGAGAGTTTCTGCAGGAGCAGATTTCAGAGTCCTTCAACCTCAGTGATGATATTGTGATAGAGCAGCTGCAGGCCTCCATGTCCGAATTGCGCAAGATGAAGCTGGATCTCCCTCCTCCAG cAAAAGGAGATGAGCAACCGAAAAAGCCTCTTGGTCTGGAGCGGCCAGTGCTGCTGATTCCAGTTAAGCCACAGCCCACAGTCGCTGAGACCAAAGCCAGCACCCAGCCTACGACCTCACAGCTTGTCCAACAAAACACCATCTCAGTGGATAAAACCCCATCCCCCAGTGATTCCCAGAGTCCCCAGGGCCTCTGTGGGGTGTGTACACCACCCATGCCCTCTCCCAACCCAGTGTTGATACATAGCCAGGCCCTGCAAACTCCTGACGAGATTCCTCGGCGAGGAGGCTTCAGCAGCGTTCAGACTGAGCAGGAGCAGGTACAGGACTCATCCGAATGGCCTCCTCCATACCAGCCGCCAGATGCAGACAGTACCAGCGTGCATTCACTAAACCTGCCTGACCtgcccccacctccacccctccATATGGACGACTGCAGTCAGCCACTACCCAAAACCCCATCTCCGTGCCCCAGTTTTGTAGGGGAGCGCCCCTCTCTGTACTCTCACACCCTGGAACCACATTTACCCCGACAGTTTCCAGCAACACTCCCTGTGCCTTCGCTTACTGGCCACCGCCGGCCTTCCAACACGTCCCACTATGACAACCTTTCCgaaggagggatggagggagaggaggcGGACCGTTACCTGCACCATCTGCTGGACATGGCAGCCACTGGCTTTGGCGCAGAGCCGGCGAAGGAAACGCTGAGGCTGAGCGGTTTACCGCCCCCTCCACCAGCAACCGACCTTCCGTCACCAGCAGACTGTGGCCCCTTCCTTCCCCCGCCTCCTGCCTTCTCCAATACCCTGCGCCCCGAGCTGCGATACGAAGGCCAGGACAGGTGGGTGACCCCCGAGTCAGTGTTCCCTCTGCCCCCACCCTCTTTTGCAGACGGTCTCCACGCCCAGCCCACTTTCCCCCCGCTTGACTCGCCCAGACAGAAGCCTGTCTCTGCCAGCCAAGAGGCAGCCAGGCTGTGCGCGGCCAGGGGGCTTGGGGGGTCCTCAGCCGCCTCAAAACCTACCAGACAGTCCACGGGAGTTCCTCCAGTCCAGTCCCAACCTGATTTTTACAGGGCGTACAGCCCTTGCCAGGACCTGCCCAAGTCTGtgaccttttaa
- the LOC114766883 gene encoding USP6 N-terminal-like protein isoform X2 produces MKKDIDTLIAEERADIISKYDKGRHEDVHIDPWEDADSSLYKVMDRFGFLHEKELPPTPSAVEEKQKQQEVERAQKWLKMVNKWEKYRNSDKLLKRVYKGIPLHLRGRAWALMLDVEKVRNENEGKYEKMKLQARSYSTEIRQIDLDVNRTFRNHVMFMDRFGVKQQALFHVLAAYSVYNTEVSYCQGMSQVAAILLMYMNEEDAFWALSQLLTNQKHAMHGFFIPGFPKLQRFQGHHDQILSKLMPKLKKHLDKEQMSTGIYTTKWFLQCFIDRTPFTLTLRLWDIYILEGEKILTAMAYTVLKIHKKRLLKMGLEDLREFLQEQISESFNLSDDIVIEQLQASMSELRKMKLDLPPPAKGDEQPKKPLGLERPVLLIPVKPQPTVAETKASTQPTTSQLVQQNTISVDKTPSPSDSQSPQGLCGVCTPPMPSPNPVLIHSQALQTPDEIPRRGGFSSVQTEQEQVQDSSEWPPPYQPPDADSTSVHSLNLPDLPPPPPLHMDDCSQPLPKTPSPCPSFVGERPSLYSHTLEPHLPRQFPATLPVPSLTGHRRPSNTSHYDNLSEGGMEGEEADRYLHHLLDMAATGFGAEPAKETLRLSGLPPPPPATDLPSPADCGPFLPPPPAFSNTLRPELRYEGQDRWVTPESVFPLPPPSFADGLHAQPTFPPLDSPRQKPVSASQEAARLCAARGLGGSSAASKPTRQSTGVPPVQSQPDFYRAYSPCQDLPKSVTF; encoded by the exons ATGAAGAAGGACATCGACACATTAATAGCCGAGGAACGAGCTGACATCATCTCAAAATATGACAAG GGCAGGCACGAGGATGTGCACATCGACCCCTGGGAAGATGCCGACAGCAGTCTCTACAAGGTCATGGACCGATTCGGCTTCCTGCA TGAGAAGGAGCTGCCACCAACACCAAGTGCAGTTGAGGAGAAG CAAAAACAGCAGGAGGTGGAGCGGGCTCAAAAGTGGCTGAAGATGGTGAATAAATGGGAGAAGTACAGGAACAGCGACAAG CTGTTGAAGCGTGTGTATAAGGGCATCCCGCTGCACCTGAGAGGACGGGCCTGGGCTCTGATGCTGGATGTGGAGAAAGTGAGGAACGAAAATGAGGGCAAATATGAG AAAATGAAACTGCAAGCCAGAAGCTACTCTACAGAAATCAGACAGATTGACCTGGACGTGAACAGGACCTTCCGAAATCACGTCATGTTCATGGATCGCTTCGGTGTCAA GCAGCAAGCCCTGTTCCATGTGCTGGCGGCGTATTCTGTGTACAACACG GAGGTGAGCTACTGTCAGGGCATGAGCCAGGTTGCTGCCATTCTGCTCATGTACATGAACGAGGAGGATGCCTTCTGGGCCCTGTCACAGCTGCTGACCAACCAGAAACATGCCATGCACG GATTCTTCATTCCTGGTTTCCCCAAGCTGCAACGGTTCCAGGGCCACCATGACCAGATCCTCTCCAAGCTTATGCCCAAACTAAAGAAACACTTG GACAAGGAGCAGATGTCCACGGGTATATACACAACCAAATGGTTCCTGCAGTGCTTCATTGATAGG ACTCCATTTACCCTTACCCTGCGTTTGTGGGACATCTACATCTTAGAGGGGGAGAAGATTTTGACTGCCATGGCCTACACCGTTCTAAAAATTCACAAAA AGCGTCTACTTAAGATGGGCTTGGAAGATCTGAGAGAGTTTCTGCAGGAGCAGATTTCAGAGTCCTTCAACCTCAGTGATGATATTGTGATAGAGCAGCTGCAGGCCTCCATGTCCGAATTGCGCAAGATGAAGCTGGATCTCCCTCCTCCAG cAAAAGGAGATGAGCAACCGAAAAAGCCTCTTGGTCTGGAGCGGCCAGTGCTGCTGATTCCAGTTAAGCCACAGCCCACAGTCGCTGAGACCAAAGCCAGCACCCAGCCTACGACCTCACAGCTTGTCCAACAAAACACCATCTCAGTGGATAAAACCCCATCCCCCAGTGATTCCCAGAGTCCCCAGGGCCTCTGTGGGGTGTGTACACCACCCATGCCCTCTCCCAACCCAGTGTTGATACATAGCCAGGCCCTGCAAACTCCTGACGAGATTCCTCGGCGAGGAGGCTTCAGCAGCGTTCAGACTGAGCAGGAGCAGGTACAGGACTCATCCGAATGGCCTCCTCCATACCAGCCGCCAGATGCAGACAGTACCAGCGTGCATTCACTAAACCTGCCTGACCtgcccccacctccacccctccATATGGACGACTGCAGTCAGCCACTACCCAAAACCCCATCTCCGTGCCCCAGTTTTGTAGGGGAGCGCCCCTCTCTGTACTCTCACACCCTGGAACCACATTTACCCCGACAGTTTCCAGCAACACTCCCTGTGCCTTCGCTTACTGGCCACCGCCGGCCTTCCAACACGTCCCACTATGACAACCTTTCCgaaggagggatggagggagaggaggcGGACCGTTACCTGCACCATCTGCTGGACATGGCAGCCACTGGCTTTGGCGCAGAGCCGGCGAAGGAAACGCTGAGGCTGAGCGGTTTACCGCCCCCTCCACCAGCAACCGACCTTCCGTCACCAGCAGACTGTGGCCCCTTCCTTCCCCCGCCTCCTGCCTTCTCCAATACCCTGCGCCCCGAGCTGCGATACGAAGGCCAGGACAGGTGGGTGACCCCCGAGTCAGTGTTCCCTCTGCCCCCACCCTCTTTTGCAGACGGTCTCCACGCCCAGCCCACTTTCCCCCCGCTTGACTCGCCCAGACAGAAGCCTGTCTCTGCCAGCCAAGAGGCAGCCAGGCTGTGCGCGGCCAGGGGGCTTGGGGGGTCCTCAGCCGCCTCAAAACCTACCAGACAGTCCACGGGAGTTCCTCCAGTCCAGTCCCAACCTGATTTTTACAGGGCGTACAGCCCTTGCCAGGACCTGCCCAAGTCTGtgaccttttaa
- the uevld gene encoding ubiquitin-conjugating enzyme E2 variant 3 → MDLSSEPIKRTLTKYKFRDVAVEELQKVHRLHPDVKPVVDSYTCTDNLQKDLLKLIGNIPVNYQGRTYNLPIQLWLLESFPFTPPICTLRPTPNMDVREGKHVDGRGRIYLPGLHNWDHPKSTVNGLLDEMIAKFEDDPPLSAKPTAEDPNDLLAFVSNLKMNEGSNKLDQPLNKVSVVGSGDLGLASVMALLAKGSVDRLVLIDIPESSTKSGTADLEIFTLPKVEISKDLSASSGSKVIVVTANAWSNDQSYVGVVQTNVDLYRRIIPALAQFSPNAVLLVASQPVDIMTHVAWRQSGLPPTHVIGMGCNLDSERLQHIVGMALVASSAGKQPWVIGELSDNKVGVWSLIKPGTGQFPELTPVTSSTRPIIDRGFEILKSRGQRSWSVGLSVADITHSIITDLRKTHSVSTLAQGWGGIGVEVFLSLPCALGASGSTRLAGLSLDQEEEAKIRESVASLACLMKQIRM, encoded by the exons ATGGACCTCAGCTCGGAACCGATTAAACGGACGCTGACCAAG TACAAGTTCCGCGATGTGGCCgtggaggagctgcagaagGTGCACCGGCTCCATCCTGACGTGAAGCCCGTGGTCGATTCGTACA CGTGTACTGACAACTTGCAAAAGGACCTGTTGAAGCTGATTGGAAACATCCCAGTTAACTATCAGG GGAGGACATACAACTTGCCCATCCAACTATGGCTGCTGGAGTCCTTCCCGTTCACTCCCCCTATCTGCACGTTGAGACCCACTCCCAACATGGACGTCCGGGAAGGGAAGCACGTGGATGGACGCGGTCGGATCTACCTGCCCGGCCTTCATAACTGGGACCAC CCCAAGTCTACGGTGAACGGCCTGCTGGATGAGATGATTGCGAAGTTTGAAGACGATCCTCCGCTGAGCGCCAAGCCAACAGCCGAAGACCCCAATGATCTGCTTGCTTTTGTTTCTAACTTAAAGATGAACGAAG GTTCAAACAAGTTGGATCAACCGCTGAACAAAGTTAGCGTGGTTGGCAGTGGGGATTTGGGATTGGCGTCTGTGATGGCTCTATTGGCCAAG GGAAGTGTGGACCGACTGGTTTTGATTGACATTCCGGAGAGTTCAACCAAGTCGGGGACGGCCGACCTGGAAATTTTCACTTTGCCAAAAGTGGAAATCTCGAAAG ATCTGTCGGCCTCATCTGGGTCTAAGGTGATCGTAGTGACCGCGAACGCTTGGAGCAATGACCAGTCTTACGTGGGCGTGGTTCAAACTAACGTAGACCTGTACAGAAGAATTATCCCAGCTCTGGCCCAGTTCAGCCCAAACGCCGTGCTACTCGTCGCCTCTCAGCCGG TGGACATCATGACCCACGTGGCGTGGAGACAGAGCGGCCTGCCTCCGACTCACGTGATCGGCATGGGCTGTAACCTGGACTCCGAGAGGCTTCAGCACATCGTCGGCATGGCCCTGGTGGCCAGCAGCGCTGGCAAGCAGCCCTGGGTGATAGGAGAACTTTCTGACAACAAAG TTGGCGTGTGGAGTTTGATAAAACCAGGCACGGGCCAGTTTCCTGAGTTAACCCCAGTGACCAGTTCCACCAGGCCAATAATAGACAG GGGCTTTGAGATACTAAAGAGTCGAGGCCAGAGGTCCTGGTCGGTGGGACTGTCTGTTGCAGATATCACACACAGCATCATCACAGACCTCAGGAAGACCCACTCCGTTTCTACGCTGGCTCAG gGCTGGGGCGGCATCGGCGTGGAAGTGTTCCTCAGCCTGCCCTGTGCTCTGGGGGCATCGGGGTCCACTCGCCTGGCCGGCTTGTCCCtcgaccaggaggaggaggccaaGATAAGGGAGAGTGTCGCATCACTCGCCTGTCTGATGAAGCAGATCCGAATGTAG
- the spty2d1 gene encoding protein SPT2 homolog, producing MDFENVLSIASQNQGLGNVPQKRYSLQAGPPKRDPKVKGVNSAAVQAFLRKQEVEKKKKELQSKKQKEELIAKRVELKSDRKARAMASRTKDNFKGYNGIPLLDQPKKRGSKGEKTDDHSRMSDPGDDEDNYEYAATDSGSEEEEFVQQQQQPRFSIEASKTSKKQSGTARPAPPTMNFADLLKLAHKKQFEPVEMKSVKRSEERLRTAEEIRELEIERKAKRQDRGKEDRQERASKPSSSTSSHRKSLPENGKNMKSHRSHSEKPSCESSKKPKFREQMPSSAKPPPVGRPGSTPRSSGALSGKAAMKGGAQVSNKQSASRPLPNQKPSTASDLIPKKGNHPFQSGKSGSSGTRPAPSSAPARPAQSQGPQKIFGQPRPSQGSSEKGGFSLYSKPGKGEQLRPSAPRPGSNGLTRPATSALPKQGTPQQRPGNSLQGRPGPGSGGVRPVTNGRPAGGVPMRPVSSLDLGPGRPRCTVVAETISSKNYTPRPGMAPRPGMAPRPGMAPRPGMAPRPGVQPGPQGPRPMMRPPGPMLPPITSAYKRRYDDEDEYDPEMDDFIDDEGEEQEEISKHIREIFGYDRSRYKDESDYALKFMESSWKDQQKEEAQSLRLGIKEDEEDMRLEEEERKQKLAMKAKRRKV from the exons ATGGATTTCGAAAACGTGCTGTCCATCGCGTCCCAAAACCAGGGTCTCGGCAACGTACCG CAAAAGCGGTACAGCTTACAGGCTGGCCCTCCCAAAAGAGATCCTAAAGTGAAAGGTGTAAATTCAGCGGCTGTGCAGGCCTTTCTGAGGAAGCaggaggtggagaagaagaagaaag AACTGCAgagcaaaaagcaaaaagaagagCTGATCGCCAAAAGAGTGGAGCTGAAGTCCGACCGGAAAGCCCGTGCCATGGCCTCGCGGACCAAGGACAACTTCAAAGGCTACAACGGCATCCCGCTGCTGGACCAACCCAAGAAGAGAGGGTCAAAAGGAGAGAAGACGGACGACCATTCAAGGATGTCGGACCCTGGCGACGACGAGGACAACTACGAGTACGCGGCAACCGACTCCGGGTCGGAGGAAGAGGAGtttgtgcagcagcagcagcagccccgcTTTAGCATCGAGGCCAGCAAAACCTCTAAGAAGCAGAGTGGAACGGCAAGGCCGGCGCCTCCAACCATGAACTTTGCTGACTTGCTAAAGCTGGCGCATAAAAAGCAGTTTGAACCAGTAGAGATGAAGTCGGTAAAAAGGAGCGAAGAGCGTCTTAGGACTGCCGAGGAAATCAGAGAGCTGGAGATAGAGCGTAAAGCCAAAAGGCAGGACCGGGGGAAGGAGGACAGGCAGGAGAGAGCTAGCAAGCCCTCGTCTAGCACAAGCTCACATAGGAAAAGCCTGCCAGAAAATGGCAAGAATATGAAATCGCACAGATCCCACTCTGAAAAGCCTTCATGTGAGAGCAGCAAAAAGCCAAAGTTTAGGGAACAAATGCCAAGTTCTGCCAAGCCGCCTCCTGTGGGCAGGCCTGGATCTACACCCAGATCTTCAGGTGCCTTAAGTGGCAAAGCTGCTATGAAAGGTGGCGCCCAGGTCTCCAACAAGCAGTCTGCATCCAGACCTTTGCCAAACCAGAAACCCAGCACAGCAAGTGACCTTATCCCTAAGAAAGGGAACCATCCGTTTCAGTCAGGGAAGTCGGGGTCCTCCGGCACTCGTCCTGCACCTAGTTCAGCTCCTGCCAGGCCAGCTCAGAGCCAAGGACCGCAGAAGATATTTGGCCAGCCAAGACCCAGTCAGGGCAGTTCTGAAAAGGGAGGGTTTTCATTGTACTCCAAGCCTGGGAAGGGAGAGCAGCTGCGGCCGAGTGCCCCTCGGCCAGGTAGTAATGGCCTGACGCGACCCGCAACCAGTGCTCTTCCAAAGCAAGGTACACCACAGCAGAGACCAGGAAACAGTCTACAGGGCCGCCCAGGTCCTGGCAGTGGAGGTGTCAGACCTGTAACTAATGGTAGGCCTGCTGGTGGGGTCCCTATGAGGCCAGTCAGTAGCCTGGACCTGGGTCCTGGACGACCCAGGTGCACTGTGGTGGCAGAGACCATTTCATCCAAGAACTATACACCCAGACCTGGCATGGCACCCAGACCTGGCATGGCACCCAGACCTGGCATGGCACCCAGACCTGGCATGGCACCCAGACCTGGAGTGCAACCTGGGCCTCAAGGACCCCGGCCTATGATGAGGCCTCCAG GTCCCATGCTGCCACCAATAACGTCCGCATACAAGCGGCGTTATGATGACGAAGATGAATATGACCCAGAGATGGATGACTTCATTGACGATGAAGGAGAAGAGCAAGAAGAAATTTCCAAACACATCAGGGAGATCTTTGGTTATGATCGGAGCAG GTACAAAGATGAGAGTGACTATGCGTTGAAATTCATGGAGAGCAGCTGGAAGGACCAACAGAAAGAAGAAGCGCAGAG TTTACGCTTGGGCATCAAGGAGGATGAAGAAGACATGCGtttggaggaagaggagaggaaaCAGAAACTAGCAATGAAAGCCAAGCGAAGAAAAGTTTAA
- the tmem86a gene encoding lysoplasmalogenase TMEM86A yields the protein MVSPVTVVKSEGPKLVPFFKATCVYFVLWLPTSSPSWFSALIKCLPIFCLWVFLLAHGLSFLVAHSSARKILAGLIFSALGDAFLIWQEQGYFSHGLLMFAITHILYSSAFGMKPLNVVAGFVIALVSAFTYSLLYPYLSGPFTYLVAVYIGLIAFMGWRAIAGVQLANDLWTWTKLSACLGAVLFMVSDLTIAVNKFCFPVPHSRAIIMATYYAAQMLIALSAVECQDADASRKRA from the exons ATGGTTTCCCCCGTCACGGTG GTGAAGAGCGAAGGCCCGAAGCTGGTGCCCTTCTTCAAGGCCACCTGTGTCTACTTTGTTCTCTGGCTGCCCACGTCCAGCCCCTCCTGGTTCAGTGCCCTCATCAAATGTCTCCCCATCTTCTGCCTGTGGGTCTTTCTCTTGGCCCATGGTCTCAGCTTTTTAGTAGCCCACTCCAGTGCCCGGAAGATTCTGGCTGGGCTCATTTTTTCTGCCCTGGGAGACGCCTTTCTGATCTGGCAGGAGCAGGGCTACTTTAGCCATG GACTTCTGATGTTTGCCATCACCCACATCCTCTACTCCTCTGCCTTTGGCATGAAGCCACTCAACGTGGTGGCAGGCTTCGTCATTGCACTCGTCTCAGCGTTCACGTATTCGCTCCTGTACCCTTACCTGTCAGGCCCCTTCACATACCTGGTGGCAGTCTACATCGGCCTCATTGCCTTCATGGGGTGGAGGGCCATCGCTGGTGTGCAGCTGGCCAATGACCTGTGGACGTGGACCAAGCTGTCTGCCTGCCTGGGCGCCGTGCTCTTCATGGTGTCGGACCTCACCATCGCCGTCAACAAGTTCTGCTTCCCCGTGCCGCACTCACGCGCCATCATCATGGCCACCTACTACGCGGCCCAGATGCTGATCGCCCTGTCTGCGGTGGAGTGCCAGGATGCAGACGCCTCGAGGAAACGAGCGTGA